A single genomic interval of Daucus carota subsp. sativus chromosome 1, DH1 v3.0, whole genome shotgun sequence harbors:
- the LOC108204930 gene encoding uncharacterized protein LOC108204930 has translation MARQVSMVQRLRSKISGANVSMKLFLSRKWRRWSACYGYHKHDPVIQLYQQGAGDHGFQFGNCDESTNSGEVSVWKKNIVMGGKCQLPDFSGVIIYDSTGNVVTPPKPSAAPLALTWK, from the coding sequence ATGGCTAGACAAGTTTCCATGGTGCAACGGCTAAGAAGCAAAATATCTGGAGCAAATGTGTCGATGAAGTTGTTTCTTTCACGAAAATGGCGTCGCTGGAGTGCCTGCTATGGTTACCATAAACATGATCCTGTTATACAGCTCTACCAACAAGGGGCTGGGGATCATGGTTTTCAGTTTGGAAACTGTGATGAAAGCACTAATAGTGGTGAAGTTTCTGTCTGGAAGAAGAATATAGTCATGGGTGGCAAGTGTCAGCTCCCGGATTTCTCAGGTGTCATAATTTATGATTCCACAGGGAATGTTGTTACACCTCCTAAACCTTCAGCTGCACCTCTTGCTCTTACTTGGAAATGA
- the LOC108204929 gene encoding DEAD-box ATP-dependent RNA helicase 39, producing MGTTGRTILTLSLSSTATRFSFLHIPKTYKPISPLYLKRVYLGFRPLCSNTSIATNPSVNEAIEPMKHSILLERLRVRHLKDSTKTPQSRSGQESGGVSEGGKVGKKGSENGGKVVNFGELGLSDEVIGALVEMGISVPTEIQCIGVPVVLEEKSVVLGSHTGSGKTLAYMLPLAQLLRRDEALYGMLMKPRRPRAVVLCPTRELSEQVFRVAKSVSHHARFRCTMVSGGGRLRPQEDSLNGPIDMVVGTPGRVLQHIEEGNIVYGDIKYVVLDEADTMFDRGFGPDIRKFLGPLKNRASKPGGLDFQTVLVTATMTQAVQKLVDEEFQGILHVRTSTLHKKIALARHDFIKLSGAENKLEALLQVLEPSLAKGNRVMVFCNTLNSSRAVDHFLSENQISTVNYHGEVPAEQRVENLKKFKSDDGDCPTLVCTDLAARGLDLDVDHVIMFDFPLTSIDYLHRTGRTARMGAKGKVTSLIAKKDHSLATRIEEAIMKNESLESLTVDYIKRDTARSKISQNTVKNAKLIKVSSRGKKAVSGKSASVHGKAGSTRASGSNSGRASSTIKSKRGATKVSRPLKSSNTSNSRGPVSGGKKQSSGFKVSKPVKSSTVSSNRGPATGGKKQTGSGKSSAVKSTSKLNVVGFRGRSSSSNKSGPFRAS from the exons ATGGGCACAACTGGTAGAACAATCTTAACACTCTCACTCTCCTCAACAGCCACTCGTTTCTCATTTTTACACATCCCCAAGACTTACAAGCCCATTTCACCGCTCTACCTCAAAAGGGTTTATCTGGGTTTTAGACCCCTTTGCTCAAACACTTCAATAGCCACAAACCCATCAGTAAATGAAGCTATAGAACCCATGAAACACTCAATTTTGCTTGAAAGGCTCAGAGTTAGGCACCTCAAGGACTCTACTAAAACCCCACAATCAAGAAGTGGTCAAGAAAGTGGTGGAGTGAGTGAGGGGGGTAAGGTTGGGAAGAAGGGGAGTGAGAATGGGGGTAAAGTTGTGAACTTTGGGGAGTTGGGGTTGAGTGATGAGGTTATTGGGGCTTTAGTCGAAATGGGTATTTCTGTTCCTACTGAGATTCAGTGTATTGGTGTGCCTGTTGTTCTTGAGGAGAAAAGTGTGGTTTTGGGGTCTCATACGGGTTCCGGAAAGACTCTTGCCTATATGTTGCCACTTGCTCAG TTGTTGAGACGGGATGAGGCACTGTACGGTATGTTAATGAAGCCTAGACGTCCTCGAGCCGTTGTTCTATGCCCCACTAGAGAGCTCTCTGAGCAG GTTTTCCGTGTGGCAAAGTCTGTTAGCCACCATGCCCGGTTCAGGTGTACCATGGTTAGTGGTGGTGGCCGTCTAAGACCCCAGGAGGATTCACTAAATGGCCCAATTGATATGGTGGTTGGCACACCAGGCAGGGTTCTTCAACATATTGAGGAGGGAAACATTGTCTATGGTGACATCAAATATGTG GTTTTGGATGAGGCAGATACCATGTTTGATCGTGGCTTTGGTCCTGATATTCGCAAGTTTCTTGGCCCCTTGAAAAATCGAGCATCAAAACCTGGAGGCTTAGATTTTCAAACTGTTTTAGTTACTGCAACAATGACACAG GCAGTGCAAAAGTTGGTTGATGAGGAGTTTCAAGGAATTCTACATGTCCGTACTTCAACATTACATAAAAAGATTGCATTGGCACGCCATGATTTTATTAAACTCTCAGGTGCAGAAAACAAGCTTGAGGCATTATTACAG GTTCTGGAGCCAAGTTTAGCCAAGGGGAATAGAGTTATGGTGTTCTGCAATACATTAAATTCTAGTCGTGCTGTGGATCATTTTCTAAGTGAAAACCAAATCTCTACTGTTAACTACCACGGAGAAGTACCGGCAGAACAAAG GGTTGAAAACTTAAAGAAGTTCAAAAGTGATGATGGAGATTGCCCAACACTCGTCTGCACAGACTTGGCTGCTAGAGGATTGGATCTGGATGTTGATCATGTTATTATGTTTGATTTCCCGCTGACCTCT ATTGACTATCTTCATCGAACTGGAAGAACAGCTCGAATGGGTGCAAAAG GAAAGGTGACAAGTTTGATAGCTAAAAAGGACCATAGTTTAGCAACTAGAATCGAGGAAGCCATAATGAAAAATGAGAGCTTGGAGTCTCTTACAGTAGATTATATTAAAAGAGATACGGCCAGGTCAAAAATATCTCAGAATACAGTTAAAAATGCAAAGTTGATTAAAGTTTCAAGTCGGGGGAAGAAAGCTGTATCTGGGAAATCAGCCTCTGTTCATGGCAAGGCTGGAAGCACAAGGGCATCTGGATCAAACTCTGGCAGAGCCTCCTCCACAATCAAATCTAAGAGGGGAGCGACTAAGGTTTCAAGACCACTGAAGTCTTCAAACACAAGTAACTCAAGAGGACCAGTGTCTGGTGGCAAGAAGCAGAGCTCGGGATTTAAGGTTTCAAAGCCTGTAAAATCTTCAACTGTGAGTAGCAATAGAGGGCCAGCAACCGGTGGCAAGAAACAGACAGGCAGTGGGAAGTCCAGTGCTGTGAAGTCTACATCAAAGCTGAATGTTGTTGGGTTCAGGGGGCGCAGCTCGTCATCTAACAAGAGCGGACCATTCAGAGCTTCTTGA
- the LOC108192544 gene encoding uncharacterized protein At1g10890 — translation MGRSISRSPSYHRRRYSRSPVRHSRRSRRDRSPYSSRRKSRSPTPRRRRSRSPPIRRRRSRSPTPRRHKRQRSISSSLSPLPKSPSPSLKSNEQKNALEKLRKEEEERERRQQEEELKQLEEETAKRLEEAIRKKVEEKMGSEEVKVEIERRIEEGRKKAFDDVEVQLKNEKEAALTEARRKEEQARKEREELDKMLEENRRRVEEAQRREALEAQRKEEERHRELELIQRQKEEALRRKKLEEEEEHDNQMRLLGKNKSRPKVIGL, via the exons ATGGGGCGGAGTATATCAAGGTCGCCGTCGTATCACCGGCGGAGATACTCCCGTTCTCCGGTCAGACACTCCCGCCGTAGTCGCCGTGACCGCTCTCCTTACTCTTCGAG GCGCAAAAGTCGATCTCCTACACCTAGACGACGTAGAAGTCGGTCTCCACCTATAAGGCGTCGAAGAAGTCGATCTCCTACACCGAGGCGTCACAAGAGACAAAGAAGCATAAGTTCATCGTTATCCCCTTTACCCAAGTCACCTAGTCCAAGTCTCAAGTCGAATGAGCAAAAGAATGCCCTTGAAAAATTGAggaaggaagaagaagaaagggaaaG GCGCCAACAGGAGGAAGAGCTCAAACAATTAGAAGAGGAGACTGCAAAGAGACTGGAAGAAGCAATTCGGAAAAAAGTGGAGGAGAAGATGGGTTCTGAAGAAGTTAAAGTAGAAATAGAGAGGAGGATAGAGGAAGGCCGGAAAAAGGCATTTGATGATGTAGAAGTTcaactaaaaaatgaaaaagaagcaGCTTTGACTGAAGCAAGGAGGAAAGAA GAACAAGCTCGGAAAGAGAGAGAGGAATTGGATAAGATGCTTGAGGAAAATCGTAGACGTGTAGAGGAGGCCCAAAGAAGAGAAGCACTGGAGGCACAGCGCAAAGAGGAGGAACGCCACCGTGAGTTGGAGCTCATTCAAAGACAGAAGGAAGAGGCTCTTCGAAGAAAGAAActtgaagaagaggaagaacaTGATAATCAGATGAGGTTATTAGGCAAAAATAAGTCTCGGCCAAAGGTGATTGGGCTATGA